Proteins encoded together in one Lathyrus oleraceus cultivar Zhongwan6 chromosome 5, CAAS_Psat_ZW6_1.0, whole genome shotgun sequence window:
- the LOC127081561 gene encoding F-box protein At4g09920-like codes for MADRISELHDSILCHILSFLPTKHAATTSILSKRWKSLWLSVLTLDFDCKSFQDMTYHGYSVHQLMLLRKIELPILSFRFYCIYGHSIHNQNDINLFVSYLMNRGIENLNISGDMKLPPSIHRCNTLKVLKLKGIIVNGFSHQVDFPILKILQLKRMIFERHELLVKLLSGCPILEELETKYLGFRNGSRVPAKEFDGLLPSLVRAKIYCHDSIIPLHLVRNVETLHMEQAQLKCCTKLPMFHNLTHVKLKFFYNMWGWLQQMLEQCHKLQSLIIQGCEYQDESWNNQSWNDPPIVPKCLSLHLRTCFLANCKGTESELQFAKYILQNSKILKTMKIKYDCCADIKAKHQIMAELSSFAKDSTMCEVVFENSLAVILYLYGKFRNCENYTKFSNYTNFISIS; via the exons ATGGCAGATAGAATCAGTGAGTTGCACGATTCAATTCTCTGTCACATTCTTTCTTTTCTTCCAACCAAAC ATGCTGCAACCACAAGCATCCTCTCTAAGAGATGGAAATCACTATGGCTTTCGGTCCTCACTCTCGACTTCGACTGCAAATCCTTCCAAGACATGACCTACCATGGATATTCTGTACACCAATTGATGCTCTTACGAAAAATTGAACTTCCAATCCTTTCGTTTCGTTTCTATTGCATCTACGGTCATTCAATTCATAACCAAAATGATATTAATCTATTTGTTTCCTATTTAATGAATAGAGGAATTGAGAATCTTAACATTAGCGGTGACATGAAATTACCACCTAGTATTCATAGATGCAACACCCTTAAGGTTCTTAAGTTGAAAGGAATAATAGTGAATGGTTTTTCTCATCAAGTGGATTTTCCTATTCTTAAAATTCTTCAGTTAAAGAGAATGATTTTCGAACGGCATGAATTGCTTGTTAAACTTCTCTCTGGTTGTCCTATACTTGAGGAATTGGAAACCAAATATTTAGGTTTTCGTAATGGTTCGCGTGTTCCAGCGAAAGAGTTTGATGGCTTGTTACCTAGTTTAGTCCGAGCAAAGATTTATTGTCATGATTCTATTATTCCTCTTCATTTGGTTCGCAATGTGGAGACTCTACATATGGAACAG GCACAATTGAAATGTTGTACTAAACTTCCAATGTTTCATAATCTGACTCATGTGAAACTTAAATTTTTCTATAATATGTGGGGTTGGTTGCAACAAATGCTTGAACAATGCCACAAACTTCAAAGTTTAATCATACAGGGTTGTGAATATCAAGACGAAAGTTGGAACAACCAAAGTTGGAACGATCCACCAATAGTTCCAAAGTGTCTTTCATTGCACCTGAGAACATGTTTTCTTGCAAATTGTAAAGGCACCGAATCTGAGCTCCAATTTGCAAAGTATATTTTACAAAATTCGAAAATACTAAAGACTATGAAAATTAAGTATGATTGCTGTGCAGATATAAAAGCAAAACACCAAATTATGGCGGAATTATCTTCATTCGCAAAGGATTCTACGATGTGCGAAGTTGTTTTTGAAAACAGTCTAGCTGTAATTTTATATCTATATGGAAAGTTTAGAAATTGTGAAAATTATACAAAGTTTAGTAATTATACAAATTTTATATCTATATCCTGA